In Acipenser ruthenus chromosome 58, fAciRut3.2 maternal haplotype, whole genome shotgun sequence, a genomic segment contains:
- the LOC131724929 gene encoding zinc finger protein OZF-like isoform X1 gives MEITDLTIVESKEIPELDSVHIKEEAVELECDDITEEVSEENKVNTLEENIVKMESSHCEDYPPEQICMKPNQLVSEDTGSSVGEEGSVLGSIQRKHHPPQERAADGKEEGAMPSTSSTASDPGRRTSTPAPQSKISSDGKLQRKQKHRESTPRDEYVKKLRTRSVQNLSAQPSRPLPVGYTATPHPDSSATQGNFISIQTPQQIPSEQILYHCPECGTNFSDRGKLKIHQHIHAGEKPFHCTDCGKSFNHKYNLQKHQRTHKGEEPHECPDCGRSFNLKSNLKKHQRIHTGEKPFHCADCGKGFNRKTLLQAHQRIHTGEKPFHCTDCGKNFNHKCDLQKHQRIHTGEKPFHCADCGKSFKQKCDLKKHQRIHTGEKPFHCADCGKSFKQKCDLKKHQRTHTGEKPYECPDCGRRFSHKCNVQAHQRIHTGKKPYECPDCGRRFHQKSNLQSHQLTHSTDKPFHCAGCGKGFNRKTLLEAHQLIHKGENQFQCADCGKSFNQKCDLQQHQRTHTG, from the exons atggagattacagacctgacaattgtagaaagtaaagagatccctgaacttgatagtgtccacattaaagaggaggctgTAGAGCTGGAGTGTGATGACATCACAGAGGAAGTTAGTGAAGAAAATAAAGTCAATACGCTGGAGGAGAATATAGTTAAGATGGAATCTAGCCATTGTGAAGATTATCCTCCTGAACAGATCTGCATGAAACCCAATCAGCTTGTCTCTGAAGACACTGGTTCTAGTGTTGGAGAAGAGGGCAGtgtgctggggtccattcagaggaaacatcacccccctcaggaaagagctgcagatggaaaggaggaaggagcgatgccgtccacgagcagcacagcat CAGATCCAGGTAGACGCACCTCCACTCCAGCACCCCAGAGCAAAATCTCTTCTGATGGGAAACTGCAGCGtaagcagaaacacagagagtcaACACCCCGAGATGAATATGTGAAGAAACTGAGAACTCGCTCTGTTCAGAATCTTTCTGCACAACCTAGCCGACCACTTCCTGTGGGATATACAGCAACTCCACATCCCGACAGTTCTGCAACCCAGGGCAACTTCATTTCCATACAAACTCCCCAGCAGATTCCTTCAGAGCAGATCTTGTATCACTGTCCTGAATGTGGCACCAATTTCAGTGACCGGGGAAAGCTGAAAATACACCAGCATATTCAcgcaggagagaaaccgtttcactgtactgattgtgggaagagttttaatcaTAAATATAACCTTCAAAAACACCAAAGAACTCACAAGGGAGAGGAACCGCATGAGTGTCCTGACTGCGGGAGGAGTTTTAATCTCAAAAGtaaccttaaaaaacaccagcgaattcacacaggagagaaaccgtttcactgtgctgattgtgggaaaggttTTAATCGTAAGACTTTACttcaagcacaccagcgaattcacacaggagagaaaccgtttcactgtacTGATTGTGGGAAGAATTTTAATCACAAATGtgaccttcaaaaacaccagcgaattcacacgggagagaaaccgtttcactgtgctgattgtgggaagagttttaaacagaaatgtgaccttaaaaaacaccagcgaattcacacgggagagaaaccgtttcactgtgctgattgtgggaagagttttaaacagaaatgtgaccttaaaaaacaccagcgaactcacacaggagagaaaccgtatgagtgtcctgactgtgggaggcgttTTAGTCATAAATGTAACGttcaagcacaccagcgaattcatacggGAAAGAAACCAtacgagtgtcctgactgtgggaggcgttttcatcagaaatctaaccttcaatcacaccagctaactcacagtacagataaaccgtttcactgtgctggTTGTGGGAAAGGTTTTAATCGTAAAACTTTACTTGAAGCACACCAGCTAATTCACAAGGGAGAGAATCAGTTTcaatgtgctgattgtgggaagagttttaatcagaaatgtgaCCTTCAacaacaccagcgaactcacacaggataG
- the LOC131724895 gene encoding zinc finger protein OZF-like, with the protein MESSRCEDYPPKHICMKPNQPVSEDTGSSVGEEGTVLGDGCEVKPCRKVAVIQCCAVTLASVSCASKADLGRRTSTPAPQSKISSDGKLQRKQKHRESTPQNEYVKKLRTDSVQNLSAQDSRPLPVGYTATPHPDSSATQGNFISLQTPQQIPSEQILYNCTECGTNFSDRGKLKIHQRVHTGEKPNHCTECGKTFRFATGLKLHQLTHTGEKPYECPDCGRSFNQKGSLQRHQQIHKGEKPYECPDCGRSFNQKGDLQRHQRIHKGEKPFHCADCGKSFNQKGDLQKHQRIHTGEKPFHCADCGKTFRLTTGLKLHQRIHTRVKTYECPDCGKSFIEKSNVQAHQRIHTGEKPFHCADCGKSFNQKCNLQTHQRIHKGEKPFQCADCGKSFNQKCDLQKHQRTHTGEKPYECPDCGRRFNHKSNLQTHQRTHTGEKPYECPDCGRRFTQKSNLQSHQLTHSTDKPFHCADCGKGFNQKCDLQQHQLTHTG; encoded by the exons ATGGAATCTAGCCGCTGTGAAGATTATCCTCCTAAACATATCTGCATGAAACCCAATCAGCCTGTCTCTGAAGACACTGGTTCTAGTGTTGGAGAAGAGggcactgtgctggg TGATGGCTGTGAGGTGAAGCCTTGCAGGAAAGTGGCTGTGATTCAATGCTGTGCAGTAACCTTGGCTTCTGTTTCCTGCGCTTCTAAAGCAGATCTAGGAAGACGCACCTCCACTCCAGCACCCCAGAGCAAAATCTCTTCTGATGGGAAACTGCAGCGtaagcagaaacacagagagtcgACACCCCAAAATGAATATGTGAAGAAACTGAGAACTGACTCTGTTCAGAATCTTTCTGCACAAGATAGCCGACCACTTCCTGTGGGATATACAGCGACTCCACATCCCGACAGTTCTGCAACCCAGGGCAACTTCATTTCCCTACAAACTCCCCAGCAGATTCCTTCAGAGCAGATCTTGTAtaactgtactgaatgtggcacCAATTTCAGTGATCGGGGAAagctgaaaatacaccagcgagttcacacaggagagaaacccaaTCACTGTACGGAGTGTGGGAAGACATTCAGATTTGCAACTGGATTAAAActacaccagctaactcacacaggagagaaaccatatgagTGTCCAgactgtgggaggagttttaatcagaaaggaAGCCTTCaaagacaccagcaaattcacaagGGGGAGAAACCGtacgagtgtcctgactgtgggaggagttttaatcagaaaggtgACCttcaaagacaccagcgaattcacaagggagagaaaccgtttcactgtgctgattgtgggaagagttttaatcagaaaggtgatcttcaaaaacaccagcgaattcacacgggagagaaaccatttcactgtgctgattgtgggaagacaTTCAGACTTACAACTGGATTAAAACTACACCAACGTATTCACACAAGAGTGAAAACAtacgagtgtcctgactgtgggaagagttttattGAGAAAAGTAACGttcaagcacaccagcgaattcacacgggagagaaaccgtttcactgtgctgattgtgggaagagttttaatcagaaatgtaaccttcaaacacaccagcgaattcacaagggagagaaaccgtttcaatgtgctgattgtgggaagagtttcaatcagaaATGtgaccttcaaaaacaccagcgaactcacacaggagagaaaccgtatgagtgtcctgactgtgggaggcgttTTAATCATAAAAgtaaccttcaaacacaccagcgaactcacaccggagagaaaccgtatgagtgtcctgactgtgggaggcgttTTACTCAGAAATCTaaccttcaatcacaccagctaactcacagtacagataaaccatttcactgtgctgattgtgggaaaggttttaatcagaaatgtgaCCTTCAAcaacaccagctaactcacacagGATAG
- the LOC131724929 gene encoding zinc finger protein OZF-like isoform X2 has protein sequence MEITDLTIVESKEIPELDSVHIKEEAVELECDDITEEVSEENKVNTLEENIVKMESSHCEDYPPEQICMKPNQLVSEDTGSSVGEEGSVLGSIQRKHHPPQERAADGKEEGAMPSTSSTAYPGRRTSTPAPQSKISSDGKLQRKQKHRESTPRDEYVKKLRTRSVQNLSAQPSRPLPVGYTATPHPDSSATQGNFISIQTPQQIPSEQILYHCPECGTNFSDRGKLKIHQHIHAGEKPFHCTDCGKSFNHKYNLQKHQRTHKGEEPHECPDCGRSFNLKSNLKKHQRIHTGEKPFHCADCGKGFNRKTLLQAHQRIHTGEKPFHCTDCGKNFNHKCDLQKHQRIHTGEKPFHCADCGKSFKQKCDLKKHQRIHTGEKPFHCADCGKSFKQKCDLKKHQRTHTGEKPYECPDCGRRFSHKCNVQAHQRIHTGKKPYECPDCGRRFHQKSNLQSHQLTHSTDKPFHCAGCGKGFNRKTLLEAHQLIHKGENQFQCADCGKSFNQKCDLQQHQRTHTG, from the exons atggagattacagacctgacaattgtagaaagtaaagagatccctgaacttgatagtgtccacattaaagaggaggctgTAGAGCTGGAGTGTGATGACATCACAGAGGAAGTTAGTGAAGAAAATAAAGTCAATACGCTGGAGGAGAATATAGTTAAGATGGAATCTAGCCATTGTGAAGATTATCCTCCTGAACAGATCTGCATGAAACCCAATCAGCTTGTCTCTGAAGACACTGGTTCTAGTGTTGGAGAAGAGGGCAGtgtgctggggtccattcagaggaaacatcacccccctcaggaaagagctgcagatggaaaggaggaaggagcgatgccgtccacgagcagcacagcat ATCCAGGTAGACGCACCTCCACTCCAGCACCCCAGAGCAAAATCTCTTCTGATGGGAAACTGCAGCGtaagcagaaacacagagagtcaACACCCCGAGATGAATATGTGAAGAAACTGAGAACTCGCTCTGTTCAGAATCTTTCTGCACAACCTAGCCGACCACTTCCTGTGGGATATACAGCAACTCCACATCCCGACAGTTCTGCAACCCAGGGCAACTTCATTTCCATACAAACTCCCCAGCAGATTCCTTCAGAGCAGATCTTGTATCACTGTCCTGAATGTGGCACCAATTTCAGTGACCGGGGAAAGCTGAAAATACACCAGCATATTCAcgcaggagagaaaccgtttcactgtactgattgtgggaagagttttaatcaTAAATATAACCTTCAAAAACACCAAAGAACTCACAAGGGAGAGGAACCGCATGAGTGTCCTGACTGCGGGAGGAGTTTTAATCTCAAAAGtaaccttaaaaaacaccagcgaattcacacaggagagaaaccgtttcactgtgctgattgtgggaaaggttTTAATCGTAAGACTTTACttcaagcacaccagcgaattcacacaggagagaaaccgtttcactgtacTGATTGTGGGAAGAATTTTAATCACAAATGtgaccttcaaaaacaccagcgaattcacacgggagagaaaccgtttcactgtgctgattgtgggaagagttttaaacagaaatgtgaccttaaaaaacaccagcgaattcacacgggagagaaaccgtttcactgtgctgattgtgggaagagttttaaacagaaatgtgaccttaaaaaacaccagcgaactcacacaggagagaaaccgtatgagtgtcctgactgtgggaggcgttTTAGTCATAAATGTAACGttcaagcacaccagcgaattcatacggGAAAGAAACCAtacgagtgtcctgactgtgggaggcgttttcatcagaaatctaaccttcaatcacaccagctaactcacagtacagataaaccgtttcactgtgctggTTGTGGGAAAGGTTTTAATCGTAAAACTTTACTTGAAGCACACCAGCTAATTCACAAGGGAGAGAATCAGTTTcaatgtgctgattgtgggaagagttttaatcagaaatgtgaCCTTCAacaacaccagcgaactcacacaggataG